TGGGTGGGTCTGGTGTGCTGTGCTGCATTCATAATACAGTGTACAGATTTAGTATCAATGAGAAAACATGGTGCTGTAACTTCATAAGTAAGAATGCTTACTCATTATATGCTGGACATATACAACTGTGGTTGATGTTATAGGAAATTCAAACCATTTTAATCATTACCATTGTGTTCAGAGTTGTTATTCATTATAGTGATGATGTAGGTGACATGAACTTTTTGCTGAGtacctcatccttccttcttggCCAAATATACCATGTTCCTACAAAtggcctctcctctcccagctggGTAAATGTTAgcttttcctccattcatttatAAAGccattgttttggtgacttCCTTACAGAGTTAATCCTAACACCCGTGCCTGTCATTCCTGAGTCACACACACCTCAGTACATGGAGTACTGAATTTTATTACACTTTCAGTTGCTTTTTcatatactttctttttattagctGTCCACTGTCATAGCAACAGTGTTTTATTGTATTCTGTTTTGCATTTCTTAGCTGTCATAGCTAGCCCTTCTTgtggtttatttattgttagtatttttatttctacacTGATTCGTACTGATGGCTCATGGTTTCCTCAGTTGTGGTATATATATccatatgataaaaaataatcttTTGTAAAACCTCATATGGCAcaaaaattttctttaatttccccaCCTACTTATTACATACAATACTAACTTTTAGCTGTGATATGCACTGTATCTGTTCAGCTCAACTCTCAGTGTCCTGAGCAGTGTAGGAATCAGGAATCTCTCCTTAAACATTCTCACTTGTGACATGAGTGTACAGAAAATACTGAGCTTTATGGCTTTGGAAGTTTAAACTGTAAACAGTAGAACTGAATCTTGCTCACTTAAAACAATTTGTTGACATTTATTGTTGCCAGTACACACATAGTAGTGTATGAAGGGATGCATTCAGTACAAGGTCACAGATTTCATGCCAGTCAGTCATAATAGAAATTAAAAACAGGTGTTATTTTCCATATGTTGCAGAGTTATATAGTTTACCAGAATTTCATACACAGTAATTTTATATAATTAAATACAATGATATGCAATAAATTGACTAATTAAATTGTCTTAGGAGAATGTGAATTTATCAGTTTGGCCTCAGTTAtacagcagaattatatattAACAAGATAACCAGCTTAAAGAAAGTCACCAAGATAACTATGTATTGATGCTGTGTTACTTTTGATGTGGCATAAGGCGAGTGTACACCAAGGCAACCCTCTCAGCTGGCAAACATGTTATGGGTGTAGTTGGCTTAAAATAGTATTAAGGACTTTCATAATCCTTTATAACATTTATTAACCAAATAATATATGTACAAATTAAACAGCCATGTTTAAGGAATTGTAAAGTATGTATGGAAGTACTGTTAGTCAATACATTTTGTACCAAAGAAATTTATGCTTTATAATTTCACTACTACACTCCTAAACTTTATCATAAATGGTCTTTTTTAACAGTCATTCTTTGGATAAGTTTATTCCATCTCACTGTGCTTACCCATTCTGCAGATCCACTATTCACCCCAAAGTAAATTTtgttatgtaacaaaaaaaaaatgctgagagCATAAAAGGAGTATCTGGGGACCAAACACTTGACAGTGCATTCCTGGTACATTACTTCACTAATATAATCATAATGATCAAAATGGCCCAAAAAGGAGTTCAGTTAATCTTGACTGTCCTGCTGCCACACTACAGATGTCATAGACTTCTGTTAATACAATTAATCACCttcattttactttcatttctacAGTTTATCTCTTTGCCTCCCACTCTCATAATAACCACTAGTAATGGGTAATGCAATATTGTGTTCATCATCAAAAATGTGTATCTTGAAAAAATCtattggttaaaaaaaaatgaaacttcaCAGTgactgcttttattttttattttttatttatttatttattttttttttgtagtaatgGTGACCCTTTATGCGACCCCATATGAATATGAGAAATGTCAACAGGAGAAGAATGGTGAACTTTTATATAAAAATATGAGTCATTTGTGATATATTTCCCAGGTAGGCACCCATTAGTGTCCTTCCTTGCAACACAGTGACATGCTCCCATAGTGTTCATGGGACCATCTTTCTATATTATTCCACAAAATATCTGTGATATTTAGAAATGGACCACATACTCTTGAGACAGTAGCAGTCTTGAAATTACATATGAGTAAAAACATCTTAATAATGATGTAGATTTTGTGATAGagataaaatataaacattTCCACACATACAAACCTGCAAGAGATTTATTTTAAAGATCTAATGACTACTCGAATGACATGGAAATAACCATTACCATGCTTTCTTAACATTCCTGTGTGCATGACACACAGACATATGTTTGTTGGCCACCTATCATAAAATGTGATCTCAACTAACCTGTATACTTTAATTCCTTTTCACTTCATGAATTATGAGTATTGAAATACTTTAATTCCTACATGAAATGAGGCAAGTCATCATGATCTGGCTGCCACCCTCTAAGAGAAATCTCAACtcagataatgaaaatatttaatatttgaatttttatATAAAACTATTCCAAGAATAgccattttatatatttacagcACTTAAAATCAATTACCTTCTTTCCAAAACAAAGTTCTTTGGAAACTTATATTTATATGATGCATCCAGCTCTCTTCAAGtgacaatgttttttttctctctctctctatcttaagTAGCCACAAAAATTGTTCTTTTCATATCTTTCCTTAACAATCTTAAAGGAAATATTGATACAAAGAAAGGGACCATTGGAGAACATGTCAACCAAAGCATCATGAGAGGTCATCAATCAGTTTCCTGTATTGCTTATTTGTACACTTTAACTTGAGTCTCTGTGCCAGAGTGAGTGTGACTATTTCTGGAGAGCAGAATGGGTCACAGGCCCGCACTTTGCTGCCATCTTGTCCAGATTGTTCCTCAGTGTGGTTCTCAATTGTTTGTTTGACTGAcaggttttccttttcattcacatttccctccttcctactgTTAAGATTAAACTTAGCAGCATTACAGTTCTCTTTACTTTCACAAAAGTTTGTCTTTGTACTTGTCTGTGGACTAGATACAGAAATAGCTTCTGCACCAGATATTTCTCCAACAATAGACTCTTTTTTACAGCTTGAAGCAACTGTTGAAGTCTCACAACTCACACTATAGTCAAAAACATTCTCACTATGGCCTGATATATCTTTCTGTGGTGTTGTTGCCTTCTGACTGTTTATTTTGCTGGAATGTTGTACTGTGGAACACTGTAATTGTGTGGCACATGTTGTGGCAGTATCCTCAACACAGCTGGGACTCTCTAAGGACCAGCACTTGCCAGCTTCTGAATCTTCCTCCTCAGAGGCTTTAATTACAGGCAATGAGACTAGGGAGAAGTATTCACTATTTTGTTTTTCAGcaagaatattttcaaaatcAACAATGTCAGCTGGAAGTTTCCTTTTGGTCTTTACTtcacatgaatttttttttacatcacaaTTTTCAACCTGAACAGAATTATAATCAAAGGCTGAAGGGTGTGACTGACAGACCAGATATGATGAATCACACCCTTGTACTGGAGAATCAGGCTCAACAGAAGACAAATTCAGGTCACAGTCTTGAGAAAGAAGACATATCGGAGTGATATTCTTACTGCATCCTGTCACTTCAAATCTTTGTAAATCTTGTTTAATATCTAAGTCTTGCAAGGAAGACTCCACAACCAAGTTGTCCTCAAACATCACAGTCAAAGTGTCCTCACTCAGAATATCCTCAGCCATCACATTTGTGTTATCTTTGGTCAAAATGTCCTCAAACATATCTCTGGATACATCATGACACTGTGGTCTTGTCTCTAATTCATGAAATCTAGGCACATTTATCTCACTTTCAATATATGTTCCTATTATAGAAGTGTTGGAAGAGTTTTCTGTTAGAATAAAACACTTATCAGAGCTATCATTTAAAATCTTTTCAGCTAAACAAGGGTCTTTCTCTGTCTTGACATTACTGAGGGAAATTTCTGTATGTTTGTTACCTTTATTAGAAAGCCTCTTTGATGCTCTGTCAAATAAACTTGGTCGTTGTGGTGAAGGTGAGTTTTCCTCACTAATGTATTCCACACTCTCATTTAGCGttttctccctcatttcatTTAAATGACAACTGCTGGTATGACTCAGATCCTGCACCAATGGAGATTTTTCCCTAAACTTTGACTTATTCACTTCTCTCAGCTTCTTAGGTTGGAGAGTACTATGCTGTTCATTCCCTACATTCATTTTCATGTTAATGATCCTATTAATAATTAAAGATAATTCCCTTTCATCacactcttcatcctcttcctcctcatcatgatcatcctcttctttactaTGCTGGTCTTCCCTGTGTTGGTGCAGACCTTCACTGCTGTGTTTTCCTGAGGACTTGTGGTCAGGGGAAGTTTGCTTGTGTTTCCTTCTTGTATCTTCGACCTTGTTGTCTGATATATTttgggatgtggtggtggtgacagtggtctCAATGACAGCTATACTGTTTGATGTGACTGGTTTGAGGTATTCTGTTATTGTGTGCATTTGTGTGGGAATATTCTCCTTGTTCGCTTTACTTTTCAGGGTTCCTTTGGTCTTCCTAGTttgggttttcttttttcctgtgagTAAAATTATTCAGATTACTACAATAGCTAAGCATCACTATACACAATCATGAATAATATTGCTTTACATGCTGAAGTTTTTTTAATGAGGGAGctttatgtgcgtgtgtgtgtgtgtgtgtgtgtgtgtgtgtgtgtgtgtgtgtgtgtgtgtgtgtgtgtgtgtgtgtgtgtgtgtgtgtgtgtgtgtgtgtgtgtgtgtgtgtgtgtgtgtgtgtgtgtgcgtttttaGGTCTGTACATTTTGGTACGGTGCATTCATCCTTTTCATATAAAAATTACTCTTTTTCAAACAACTCATTAATGAAGAGTAGAAGGAATTGATGTCAAACTGTGCAAGGCAAAGGAATAACCACATGCTATCTAGGACAAAAATACCAATAATGGCATGAGTGTATCTTTCTGTACTAAATAGCTAAGACACAGTCTCGATTTAAAAAGCATttctacttatttatatttctatctatcAAGCCTGCAATCCTACACAGAGCTGCCAAACAAAGCAccatacattcatacacacatcactcacactcttactCCTGTCAGCCTCTAGTGGAAAGGGATAATCTTATGGACCACCCTACTACAACCCATGAGCTTAGGCAGTCTCATAAAAAGTACTTAAATGCTCAGATATTATGTAAACATATTGAGAGACGAGTAGTTCAGAAGCTACACAACAGATAGCAATCCATGCAGTGAAACCAATTACTTAGTTGAAAACAATATTGAGAACCTTTCTTTGAATCTTCAAAGTCCTGCACCAGGTGAGGCAGTGAAGAGCGTAGCAGTTCCAGCGGTTCCTCAGTGGTGAGGTGTTCTGGGATGCCTGATGGCAGGGAGGAAGCAGCCaccttccactgcagcctgagACACACCACTCCCTGCTTCACGCACTGCTTCACCACACTAACTGGCTATGGTGAGATAATGGAAAACAGGTGTTATCCCTAGCCTTGTTTGTTCCGAGTGAGAGTTTCTCTTATAGGCTCTGACAGTTTTGTGACTTActgcatgaataaaaaaattattttgtttgcttATAGCATTTAAACATATATCTGGGATGGAAGAAAATCAAATCAATTTATCCAGCCAATGAGATGCAAGGGAACAGAGTTTATAAGAAAACTTCTAAATGTATTAAAGAAAGGATACTTTCCAGTACTTGATTATACATTCTTGTCTGCATCATAATTCTTCATTAAGAACTTAAAGCAAGCTAAGTACATACCATAGTGGACTGCAGTCAAGTAACACATCACTCCACATTTTTCCTCACAACCAAGTCACTTCTGCTAAAAATCTATAGCATTATATTTTGTAAGCAAATTGtgagcagatcagaggactcaaGATTGAGCAAGAATGCAAATCACAGTGGAAGTGAACAATGATGATTACTCAACCTGTACTGATGACTGTACCTGGAGTGATCTGGGCACAGCTCCCTGAGTGACTGTCCACCGAGTCACCACCGGTGAAACCTTCTGCAACGCATAGGAGGCCTCCCAGTCCAACATCTTGCCACACCACCGCTGCAATGACAGGATGTCAACCACTGCCATGACTTCCCTCAAAGACTGACACCCAATCTTGGtgcacacaaatataaatacagAATAATCTTGCTACATAATGAAGACACTATTTTGATGAATCATTTAATGTCATTATTTACACGATTAGCAGTTGAGAATACATATTACAAAACATGAAATATTGGAGCTTTGATGTAGTATttagttttcttattgttatccATGTGTCCCAGTACACACTCCACTCACTACAAGCCCTTCGAAGTCTGGCTGAGACCATTTCACTTTCTTCAAGGGCTGAGGAAGCTTGTTTTTAAATTCTGACAGGAGCTCAGTGAATGGGAAGCCTTCAGTGGCAGCAAGCCTCTTTTTCAGTCCCTCCTCCAAGACATAATCACTCCTATAATTGGAAAAATTCTTAGGTGTGTATTTCCAAAATTATTCTAGATGTCTATATAATCATAGATGGCTAAGATATGCTTTAAAGGGGCTAACAGCTGTCTTTAAATGCCTGATGTtgagttgttttcttttcttacattaaATATGTACACTAAATTTTGAAGTTGATGTTACTAGAAATGCAATGTTAGTTAGGAATCCAAAATTTGATGATGTTCCAGTATGAAACATAAAATCATGTCACTGGCTCTTCTAACTCACATGATGAGACAGTTTTGAAGAGAAAAATGGCTGGCTTACTATCTATTCCTTAACACCAATAGTACCATCACTTCTTATTAACATGAGCAAAACTCTAACATTCCTCTATGCTTAGTATATCACATCTGAGAAACTCACAACTAACCCCTTCTTCCACTTTGTAGAGGCAAGCTCAGAAGGCGTTGGCGTTGGGATGCACTCCATGGCCCACTGCTTGAGTCTGAACCAAGAAAAGGTGAGCTCTATGCAACAGTTTGGCAGAGTCATAGCTAGAAGTCTAACAACATTCAGCATTCAATTCTACTGTATTCTGCattttctctcaatcttaaaTCCTCTGATTTGCCAACAATCTCCTTTAAAAATCTGACAACTAATACCTTCTAAGTACGTCAGAGGACttaagaaagcaataaaaatgcaaaacaaattAAAAGTGAGTGTGGCATGTTATTCTACTACTGTCCATGACTGTACCTTATTACAGAAGAGTCTGCATTTTCTAGATAAATTATGTGCTGCAAAAACACTTAGACAAATAAATGTACTTTACAACTAATCTACAACAATGAATGGAACATACAACTTCAAATCAATTTTAAACTATACATTAACATACATCAATATTCAGCAAGGCTGATGACAGTACACTCATTATTCAATAAGATTAACAACACTCATAAATCACCACTCATGTACACTGGTACTCCATATCCCATACCCACACCATGGTACTTTTATACATATATGAAAATAGTGTctgcacatacatacaatatTGATGACAAAGGAACAGATCATTTCACCATCTTAAAGCTATATCACAAATCACAATCTTATTAGTCTCTGCAAGGACTCATCCAGCATTATTTTACCTTTCACACAAGTGCAGCATTACCAATCTTTCCTACCTACAACAGTTACCTTTCAACACcgcacagcaacacacacacacacacacacacacacaagaacactcCATTTTTCCTAATTACCTACGTCACCAAATGCAAGAATCACCTCTGTGTTGGGTCTTTGTCCCCAGCAGAGTAGGCCATCCTCAAGAATCTGAGTGCTGTGTCTCTCCCCACCCCGTGCACTCCTCCAGGCAGGTAGTCACACCCCAGCACTATGGCAAGTAGTATCATGCCATCTCGGGTTATCTGCAACCACTCCTCAATGAGGTCCATTctggagagaaagtgagatcCTCTGCTACACAGGCCAGTCATCCAGATCTGACAAGCCAGAACAGCAAGCCCTAACCAAATGGGCAATAAAGTACAATACCTCACAGCCAGTCCTGATCTGATTTGTTTCCACATCATGCCATGGCATTACAGACAGGTCAGCAATGCAAGTATTGAGCAACTTTTGAAATATCAAGAGTGGACTAGTGAATCCTCCTCAATAAACCAACTACGTACCTACATATTGTAAAGAAGTTTGTATTTCCATTAATGGAGTAGATTATTAATAAGATTACTTTTCTGGTCATTTACTTGAAGGTTCAGTGTGTTATGATTCTCCAAGTCAATCATCTGGCATCCATCTATATCTGATACCTGTTCCTAAGATCTACCACCCAAGGGGATACCCATGATAGGGTTTCACTGGCCAGCAACTGACCACCTCACAGGACAGCTGGGAAACCACAGCAAACCCAGATAACAGGGACAGTGTGATGCCATGTTTGTATTAGCAACAACCAGTGCTCAGTGACATGCTCCTTATACTGCTCTAAGAGGACTGTCTCCATCAATGAGATATTATCTTAGCATTAATTTCTGGTATTGCACATACTTACTTCAGACTTGCAAGaattattatcacttcattttaatcaaacttatttattttctttctttttttatattatgatATGCACAAACCTTATTTTCTTAAACTGTTTAGGTAAACTGCTGAGAAAACAATATCACA
This genomic interval from Scylla paramamosain isolate STU-SP2022 chromosome 7, ASM3559412v1, whole genome shotgun sequence contains the following:
- the LOC135102303 gene encoding uncharacterized protein LOC135102303 isoform X1; this encodes MASTPPPGHPGRSLPPNPTQRKATAAPGKEIKKRKNLTYAVKYEIVKLIESGQSKSSVGAKFGISESTVRAQCGNMGVKGLWDMVSPTGEVMCLADLAGQAVAVDLAGWLVDTQSLQLGHVMTRPHLRNLFFRTVACLQAGVVPVMVLEGDAPSLKWNTISSRNQRNFGQPHGGRGVSGVSSITTTAKTGKRSHFNAILKKCTELFDLLGVPWVRAAGEAEATCAALNYHKVVQGVISQDSDVFLYGGNTVFRNFSANQKKVTAEKFKMDLIEEWLQITRDGMILLAIVLGCDYLPGGVHGVGRDTALRFLRMAYSAGDKDPTQRLKQWAMECIPTPTPSELASTKWKKGSDYVLEEGLKKRLAATEGFPFTELLSEFKNKLPQPLKKVKWSQPDFEGLVRWCGKMLDWEASYALQKVSPVVTRWTVTQGAVPRSLQPVSVVKQCVKQGVVCLRLQWKVAASSLPSGIPEHLTTEEPLELLRSSLPHLVQDFEDSKKGKKKTQTRKTKGTLKSKANKENIPTQMHTITEYLKPVTSNSIAVIETTVTTTTSQNISDNKVEDTRRKHKQTSPDHKSSGKHSSEGLHQHREDQHSKEEDDHDEEEEDEECDERELSLIINRIINMKMNVGNEQHSTLQPKKLREVNKSKFREKSPLVQDLSHTSSCHLNEMREKTLNESVEYISEENSPSPQRPSLFDRASKRLSNKGNKHTEISLSNVKTEKDPCLAEKILNDSSDKCFILTENSSNTSIIGTYIESEINVPRFHELETRPQCHDVSRDMFEDILTKDNTNVMAEDILSEDTLTVMFEDNLVVESSLQDLDIKQDLQRFEVTGCSKNITPICLLSQDCDLNLSSVEPDSPVQGCDSSYLVCQSHPSAFDYNSVQVENCDVKKNSCEVKTKRKLPADIVDFENILAEKQNSEYFSLVSLPVIKASEEEDSEAGKCWSLESPSCVEDTATTCATQLQCSTVQHSSKINSQKATTPQKDISGHSENVFDYSVSCETSTVASSCKKESIVGEISGAEAISVSSPQTSTKTNFCESKENCNAAKFNLNSRKEGNVNEKENLSVKQTIENHTEEQSGQDGSKVRACDPFCSPEIVTLTLAQRLKLKCTNKQYRKLIDDLS
- the LOC135102303 gene encoding uncharacterized protein LOC135102303 isoform X2, whose amino-acid sequence is MGVKGLWDMVSPTGEVMCLADLAGQAVAVDLAGWLVDTQSLQLGHVMTRPHLRNLFFRTVACLQAGVVPVMVLEGDAPSLKWNTISSRNQRNFGQPHGGRGVSGVSSITTTAKTGKRSHFNAILKKCTELFDLLGVPWVRAAGEAEATCAALNYHKVVQGVISQDSDVFLYGGNTVFRNFSANQKKVTAEKFKMDLIEEWLQITRDGMILLAIVLGCDYLPGGVHGVGRDTALRFLRMAYSAGDKDPTQRLKQWAMECIPTPTPSELASTKWKKGSDYVLEEGLKKRLAATEGFPFTELLSEFKNKLPQPLKKVKWSQPDFEGLVRWCGKMLDWEASYALQKVSPVVTRWTVTQGAVPRSLQPVSVVKQCVKQGVVCLRLQWKVAASSLPSGIPEHLTTEEPLELLRSSLPHLVQDFEDSKKGKKKTQTRKTKGTLKSKANKENIPTQMHTITEYLKPVTSNSIAVIETTVTTTTSQNISDNKVEDTRRKHKQTSPDHKSSGKHSSEGLHQHREDQHSKEEDDHDEEEEDEECDERELSLIINRIINMKMNVGNEQHSTLQPKKLREVNKSKFREKSPLVQDLSHTSSCHLNEMREKTLNESVEYISEENSPSPQRPSLFDRASKRLSNKGNKHTEISLSNVKTEKDPCLAEKILNDSSDKCFILTENSSNTSIIGTYIESEINVPRFHELETRPQCHDVSRDMFEDILTKDNTNVMAEDILSEDTLTVMFEDNLVVESSLQDLDIKQDLQRFEVTGCSKNITPICLLSQDCDLNLSSVEPDSPVQGCDSSYLVCQSHPSAFDYNSVQVENCDVKKNSCEVKTKRKLPADIVDFENILAEKQNSEYFSLVSLPVIKASEEEDSEAGKCWSLESPSCVEDTATTCATQLQCSTVQHSSKINSQKATTPQKDISGHSENVFDYSVSCETSTVASSCKKESIVGEISGAEAISVSSPQTSTKTNFCESKENCNAAKFNLNSRKEGNVNEKENLSVKQTIENHTEEQSGQDGSKVRACDPFCSPEIVTLTLAQRLKLKCTNKQYRKLIDDLS